The genomic region ACGGTCCGACGGCGGGGCGGCGGTCCTGCTGGCGGCGGAGGAGTACGTACGGGACTGCCGTACGGCTCCCGTGTGGGTACTCGGCACCGGGGAGCACGTCTCGCACACGACGATGTCCGAGTGGCCGGACTTCACGGTGTCACCGGCGGCGGTGAGCGGCCGAACCGCGTTCCAGCGGGCGGGAGTTGGCCCGGAGGACATCGACTTCGCCGAGATCTACGACGCCTTCACCTATATGACGCTGGTGACGTTGGAGGACCTGGGCTTCTGTGCGAAGGGGGAGGGCGGGGCGTTCGTGGACGCCGCGAAGGGGCGGCTGACGGTCGGCGGCGAGTTCCCGGTCAACACGGACGGGGGTGGCCTGTCGGCCCAACACCCGGGCATGCGGGGCCTGTTCCTCCTGGTGGAGGCGGTACGTCAACTGCGCGGCGAGGCGGGCCCCCGCCAGATCCACCGCCCTGACGGCGGCCTCCCGGAACTCGGGGTGGCGTCGGGAACGGGCGGCTGGTTCTGCTCTTCGGCGACGGTGGTGCTGGGCCGAGAGATGTCGTGAGACTGGGAGTGGGAGGGAATGGGTGGGGGTGGGTGGGGACTGGCCATCGTCCTGACCTGCGGGTGGGTGGGGACTGGTCGCGCACAGCAACTGCCGTACGACCGACACGCCCATCTCGTCGTTGAAGTACGGAAAGTGCCACTGGTCGGGCGCCTCGACGACACCGTCGAGCGAGATGAACAGGCCGGCGCTGATCTTCCTCATGGCATTCCTCCAGGTTCCGGCGGGAGCTGGTCCATGAACTCCGTGTCGTCGAGTTAGACACCAGCGTCGGAAGGAACTAATCGCCGCTGGCCGAACCCTTCAGCTCACGACCCGATTCATGATCGGATCACGAGGGCAACGGGCGCGAGAACACGGTTCGACAGAAGCACCGGAACCGATACCGATACCAGTACCGGAACGACTCGCCGCTCCCGACCCTGATCCCGTCCCCCCGCGAAGACGAACAGCCGCAGCACCATGAAGCGTCCGATCCCGGCGAGCCCCGAGGCGCTGAGGTAGACGACCTGCTCCGTGAGTACCCCCGGCGACGCCTGCACGAGGTGCAGGATCAGCATCGCGAGGGAGGTCACCGTGTACGCCGCCGTGGCCGACCCGGCGGACTGCCAGTGCCGGCGCCACCCGGCCCGCTTCCCGGTCCCGAAGGTGAAGAGCGCGTGCAACTCCGTGCAGAGGACGGTCGAGGCGACCGTGATCATCGCGTTGGCCACCGCCCAGGGCAGCACCCCGGCCAGCACCGCCACCGCACCACTGGAGAGAACCCCGATCCCGCCCCCACACACTACGAACCGCACGAAGGAGGCGAACGCCCCGGGAGCGACCCCGCCCACCGCCACCGGCTGCTGCGCGAGCTGCGACTTCATGGGGGAGGTTCCTTCCGGGCGGCGGGGAGGCGGGGAGGTGAAGCAGTGGGGCAGTGGAGCAGTGGAGCAGTGGGGCAGTGAACCCTGCGATCAACTGGGTTCAACAATGCCGTCGCCCGCACGCCCCAACGAGACAGCACGCACCCGAACCCATGCTGGTGCTGGCTCCACCATGGAAGGGGGGTCCTCCTGCCGAACAGCCGGTCTGAGCCGGAGGCAGACGCGACAATCGACCCATGAGCACCGAGTCTTCCTCCTCGTCCTCCGAGTTCGTACGGCTGTTGAAGGCCCAGCGGGTGTGGGACACCGAGCTGCCCCGCTTCATGCCGGACACCGCCCCGGCGGAGCCGTTGCCGCTGTTCGAGCAGTGGTTCGCGGAGGCGGTGGCGGCCAGGCAGCCCGAGCCGCACACGATGTCCCTGGCCACGGCGGACGAGGCGGGCCGGCCCGACGTGCGGATCGTGATGCTGCACGGCGCGGACGAGGAGGGCTGGCACTTCGCGTCGCACGCGGGCAGCCGGAAAGGCCGACAGCTGGCGGCCAGGCCGTACGCGGCGCTCAGCTTCTACTGGCCCGTGCAGGGGCGGCAGATCCGGGTGCGCGGCCCGGTGACGGTCGCCCCGCCCGAGGTGGCGCACGCCGACCTGCACGCCCGCTCGACCGGAGCCCTCGCCTCCGCCCTGGTGGGCCACCAGAGCGAAGTCCTCGACTCCTACGAGGAGTTGGAACGCGCGTCGGAGGCCGCCTGGCACCGCGCCCACCAGGAACCGGACGCGCCCGCACCCTCATGGACGGTGTACGTACTGACCCCGGACGAGATCGAGTTCTTCCAGGGCGACGCACAACGCCGCCACGTACGCCTCACTTACCACCGCACCCAGTCCACTTGGCAGAAGGAACTGCTGTGGCCGTAGGCCCGCCGGCGGGCATCCGACACCTGCGGCCGAGTGGGAGCTGGTCGCGCAGTTCCCCGCGCCCCTAGGTAGGCGAGGGCTGAGGCAGGTTGTCCAGTGCCGTCCAGTGCCGCTGATCCAGTCCCGCCCAGGAAGGCCCCGCAGGGGCCTTTCAGGGGCGCGGGGAACTGCGCGACCAGCCCCCACCGCCCCGCAGCCGCCCATGCAACCAAGCCCCCGCCCCACCCGGGCGTCACAAAACAGCAGGCTCCCCATCCGTGGCGAGCCGCGCATGCAGATGCACATCCCGGAACGCATCCTGCTGCCCCGCCTCGAACATCGCTCCCCGCAACGTCCCCTCATACAGAAACCCGCACCGCTCAGCGATCCGGCACGACGCGTCGTGGCCAAGGGCATGCCCCAACTCCAGCCGGTGCAGGCCGAGCCCGTCGAACGCCCAGCGCCCGGCCACCGCGAGCGCCCGCGTGGCGACCTGACGCCCACGCGCCTCGGGCAGCACCCAGTAGCCGACCCGGGCGACCCGTATGACGTGGTCGATGTCGTTGACCCCGATGTGCCCGAGCGTCGCGCCGCTCTCCGGGTCGGTCACGCGGAAGGAGGCTGCGGCCCCTTCCGCGGCCGCCTTGGCCCGCGCCCGCAGCGACTCCCGCGCGCCGTCCCGGTCATCCAGCGCCTTGAGCGGCGTGTTCCACCGCTTGAACTCCGGGTCCGAACACCCCCGCAGCCACGCCTCGACATCCGCCTCGGCCTCCGCGTCCCACGCCCTCAGCGACAGCCCGTACCCGTGGAGCTCGGGAAAGGGCCGGCCGGAGCGGGACACGTACGAGTCGGTCATTGAGCCATTCAACAACGGGCTCCGGAACGGCAGGACGCTGGGGCGCGCCGAGGTGCGGGCCCGGGCACTCGCGAGCCTGGTCGAGACATCGAGACATCGAGACATCGAGAACGCCGAGCACGCCGAGAACTGCCAAGAGACCAGCTGACGTTGGCGACCGCCCTCGATCAGTCCCTGTCCAGCGGCGTTACGGCTGCTCGCGAGAAGCGGGCCGGAACACAGGAACCGTGACCGCCCCCTGTGCCTCCTCGGTTCGGAAGGCCACCTCCACCGCCATCCCCACCCTCAGCGATTCCTCCCCGCACTCCACCACCTCGGTCATCATCCGCGGCCCCTCGGAGAGGTCGACGACGGCGGCGACGTACGGCGTACGGGCCCCAAAGGGCGGCAGGTCGTTGCGGTGGACGACAGACCAGGTGTAGAGCGTGGCGCTGCCGCTCGCCCGTTCCCAGGTGACGTCCTCGCTCCAGCAGTACGGGCAGAACTCGCGGGGGTAGTGGTGGGCGCGCCCGCACGCCCCGCACCGGCGCAGGAGGAGGTGCCCCTCGGCGGCCGCTGCCCAGTAGCGGCGAGTGAAGGCGTCGACCTCCGGTACGTCGAACCGCGTCACCGTCACCGTCACCGCCGCATCCCCGTCAACTCTCGCCACCGCGCCTCCGCCAGAACAGGGCCGGCCATCAGAAGAACCCCAGCGCGCTGTCCAGCGACCACGTCTGCCACGACATCCCGAAGAGAGCCACCAGGGAGATCAGCG from Streptomyces sp. NBC_00878 harbors:
- a CDS encoding pyridoxal 5'-phosphate synthase — translated: MSTESSSSSSEFVRLLKAQRVWDTELPRFMPDTAPAEPLPLFEQWFAEAVAARQPEPHTMSLATADEAGRPDVRIVMLHGADEEGWHFASHAGSRKGRQLAARPYAALSFYWPVQGRQIRVRGPVTVAPPEVAHADLHARSTGALASALVGHQSEVLDSYEELERASEAAWHRAHQEPDAPAPSWTVYVLTPDEIEFFQGDAQRRHVRLTYHRTQSTWQKELLWP
- a CDS encoding GNAT family N-acetyltransferase → MTDSYVSRSGRPFPELHGYGLSLRAWDAEAEADVEAWLRGCSDPEFKRWNTPLKALDDRDGARESLRARAKAAAEGAAASFRVTDPESGATLGHIGVNDIDHVIRVARVGYWVLPEARGRQVATRALAVAGRWAFDGLGLHRLELGHALGHDASCRIAERCGFLYEGTLRGAMFEAGQQDAFRDVHLHARLATDGEPAVL
- a CDS encoding Zn-ribbon domain-containing OB-fold protein: MARVDGDAAVTVTVTRFDVPEVDAFTRRYWAAAAEGHLLLRRCGACGRAHHYPREFCPYCWSEDVTWERASGSATLYTWSVVHRNDLPPFGARTPYVAAVVDLSEGPRMMTEVVECGEESLRVGMAVEVAFRTEEAQGAVTVPVFRPASREQP